Below is a genomic region from Mercenaria mercenaria strain notata unplaced genomic scaffold, MADL_Memer_1 contig_1999, whole genome shotgun sequence.
GTGTAATAAATCATCAAAACTTATAGTTAAAAGATTATTACCTGAGGAAAAATCAAATTCTGATTTGTCTTCATGCAAGTCTATTGCTTCTGAGTCGTGTTGTAAAGCCATACATCGTGTACTGTCTCTGGAagcttgaaataaaaacattcttACTGTAATAATTAAAAACTTACATAATAGATATCCCCTTAGCGTTTAATTCTTCAAAGAGAAGAAACACAAGTTAAGAAGTTGTTGACACTTACAGAAGATATATTTGATAAACCAGTCCCATATGATTGTTTTCAATATAATAGaatttataaaacacaaaaagtatCAATAATGATTCATACCTGCTTCTTCAATAGCTGCCATGACATCGTCAACATCTAAAGATGCCTTCAATATGATATTTGTTCCAAAATGCTTTGTCTGCTACACTTTTAAGGTGGCCCGAGAAGTCATCGTCTTTGAAGGAATTCAAAATATGAAGAAGACCATTCTTTGAAGTGCATTCCAGATCAAGCCTAAGCGGATGTTTGTTTTCTGCCTTCTGACTGAACTCCTCTTCTGTTCCTTGCATCAGTTTTGCATGATCGTCATTTTCCGATGAAATTTCTAAATGCCTGTGTCCGACTTCCTCAGAACTGGACATTTCTAAAAAACAATCTTAAATATTCAAGACaacaaatatctatatatatttatgcaaaagtatattataaagaaaaaataaacaacattacatgagttaaattatatttgcctaccggtttcgtttatactattcagggcaaataatacaatatggcCCTTGTAATTATGATAGTAATTATGATATATTAAAAGCAATTCaaagtaaagattttttttatttgacattatttCAATGATTTGGGAGTCAGAGATTTTTGTTTATTATGTAGAGCcatgaatattttttcaaacaaatctatTTCTTTTTAATCGTAGACAATGCCCCCGCACCCACTCCAGAATATCAAATGGTCGGCCCCAAATAAACTGCCGGTCTAAAAGAAACTGATGTGTACATATGTTAGGCAAATTGTACACAAACAAGAAAGGATGTAAAATATAACAGTTACACAATTAAACTCCAAATGATGAATAAAAGtcattttagaaatgattttgaatttaaaatcatCCAGTGGTACACATTATTaattcacattgcacatttataTGTTGCATATACACATTCCAGCGAACACATATCGCAAAACAACGATTGACATATGTTTCTGTATAAGCCATTTAGAATTGCTTTTTTATCTAGATCAGATCTACATTTGGGTTGTTCATccatgtttttttctattaaggCAATGTGACATGTGACGATAACTCACCAATTGTTCAAGATGAATAGTACCCATTTACCGAGTTGTGCATTTTAGGTGAGAAGTGCGCCACTCTAATGTGTATGTACATTATCCCATTTATGACCATGATTCCTATATAGTACACCAAGGGTAGTGTAGGGTATAACATTCACTGTTTTTTTCCTGGTCTAGTGCTAGTGCTTCGCATTTGTAATTAACtgtaacatgtaataaataaccTTTGAATATTGTAAGTGCATGATGATGATTTAGAATAACTTTAATCACAACAAGTTCCATTTGCAGATAACATTGGTCACACAAACTTCCATAGCAGAAAAATcgtattaaatgaataataaatgaatataaaaatatacctTGCCTACCTGTTGCAAAGAATTGCCATACACGAATACTGCATTTTCATTTTAAGAGTAAAATTATACTTTCTATTTTAGCAGAGAGTATGTCTATTTAAATGTTTAATCTTATGTATACAACTTTACACAAGTACTTACTTAAAATATCTATCAGTATAGATTGCAAGAACTCTGTTCTAACGCTGGCTGAGATAGATATTGCGGCGTAAAATTGATAGTGTCTCAACAATGCGTCTGATATCCTACGTAAGTGATCCCTAAACTCCTGACTGTCCAATGTTTGTAGAAATAGAAGAGCGTCGTCATAGCTGTTACACTCAAACACCAAAAATAATGCACGCCTTTTTACTTCCTTTGAATACAACATTCTTGTTTCTTGACATTTTTCTCTATTTCTTCAAACCCAGCTCCTTCACTTGCCATGCTTTCTGCATTGTTTAATATCGTATCAAGAGTATGTTCACACAGATTTATCCAATAATCCGATGGACCACCTACAACCAGCTCTGTATGTAAGCCAACTGAAATGATGGAAATCAGAAACTTTAACCACTTAGTGATACGATTAttaaatctataagaaaatcctttAGAAGCACAGAACACAACTAACAGACTTATTGGGTGATAATAAGGGGTAATTGTGTGTGTAACTCCACCCCCTCCACCCCCAACACACATACGTCCCCTGTCacgcaccggcttaagtggaacttttGAACACAAATATTAAATGGACAACATGACtcaaaaggaaaagaaaaaaattaacacTGAGCCAAAGTAGTGGTTGACTTTTAACAGATTTGGTGTGACTGAGTCTGTTCGAGCTAACTTagtcacggtggggaaaccacgtgactaaatcggataaggtgcacgcaaaagtgctaaaaataggcccgcttcaggtatgttttttcaccataacttttttgatccgcaattgttttaaacgagataacgtgtataaaccccgcaataaaaagctctttcagcggatatatgtaacttgatgaaaccccctcccgtttttacgtaatccttgcccaaccgattcgaaagatgcaaaatattttggtaacgaacacgtctgttcacaagtaaCGCATCTAggacagattctgcagagaattttcgctgcAATGTAGGTTtagaataaagcttgtcattgtccaaagtcctgtaccaaatatttaacatgactattcatgaatattgaagatatcgtaagacaaagggtgcggtaacgtacacgttgcggttttcaggaggtaacgtacacgtcattttccCCAGAGgataacgtacacgtcaaagactatttatcatgcatgtagaacatatttgtctttaaatgactgaactgtaaacattttgatattgttaaaaaaagatgcagatgctggaaATAGGTTGTTTTTCTTTCGATAGGTTAGTATATACAcaaaaatgctacagtgaaaatgagcagCGTCATTCCTCACCCTAACTTGGAAATAAATATACGTTTACTGCTCTTTAAACGTttcttgtatatctatacataaaaaggtaaaatgataaaattttgaaattattttgctctaaatatatcatatgcgcaaccgaccatgtatctttgagtgaaaaTGTTGACAGTTGTTTACGGGGGATGGAAgcctagtacttgttctttccagtaacGATGGTTAGTTTAGTTGTCCGCACCATATGATTATGACGTTTGAAAGAGGACgtaaatcaaagacaaacaaaaataagtattaACATTTAATACGCACATAGTTATCATTGTTGCACCGAGGGTAACAGCATTAAAACTATCataattattatctatttatagcatgGAGAATGAATAAATGTGCCAGGAGTACAGAAagtcttttcggagaaaaagtaatttaaagagcACGAGAAGAGACACAGTGGAGCGTGTCCTTACACGGTTGTGGGAAAAACTACTCTTCTAAAGCCCATCTAACCAGACATCGGTAAGTTCGGATATATTcaattcatcaaaatctgtttttaattTATCAGTCTAAATCTAAGATGATAATGTATGGGTAGAGCGTTGGACTTGTAGCCCGGCGGCCGCGGGTTCGAATTACGTCCGCTGTATTTGACTGCTACCATCACAATGCATTCGTTCCTCGCGAGTACTGGCAGAACTCAAGGAAACAGTCATGGAGAGTGGACGATATaatgtgtatgaattttactCTACAATCGatctaaaattataaattattaaagaaacCTATACACTTTAAGTTTTTTTCTATCAAGAATCGACTAAAATGATGCCACAGCAAGTACTAGACTCCCATTCTCTataagcaactgtcaactttccCACATAACGTTTGAACGTGGCAACATTGCATGGAAAGTCTTACAGCGCTTGTAATGTTATGATTTATCCTTAGCGTTGGAGTCCTGAAATTATGGTTGCAGGGGTGTATGCGCTAGATCGAATCTAATTACTAATGTTGGGGAAATGTGTAAGTGGCTCgtaagctcagtcggtagagcttTTGCCTTATAAGCAAAAGGCCCCGGATTTGAGTCCCGGTCAGGCTGCATATCGTTAGCGAGGGGCTCGAATTCATGACCGTCTATCAGTAAGAGGTTACAGCGACTTGAGATAAGCGACCTTAAGCACTTGACAACGGAGACGGATCATAAATGTATGTGGTAACATTGTTCAAGAGTAAAATAAAACGTGAAAATAAAGGTTTCCTTAAAATCTAAATTTCAAAGGAATCTTTATTCGATGGCGGGCTTTCCAGTCCGTCAACATTTCACAACAACTTTGGCCAGGCTCCTAATATTAGGGTACGCCCATGTACTGTATTCCATAacattaaacacttttaaaaagttCCAACATATCATCAAAGGCTTAAAGATACATGAATACTTATGTCAATGATGATCTGGTACTATAATGTTAAAATACTGTACACATGCGTGGTTGATATGAGTGGCCTTGCGAAGAAGGTAACTTTGTGTTTCCTCGACAGGTCAAATTATccatttgatatttatgaaatcagTACTCAACTGTATTAAATTATTGTATGgatttttataactgaaaaatgggactacctagagttatggttcttcgaTACTGCACATCCTCCCATTGTGttctatcattgtgtgaagtaacaaattagcaccattaatacttcttgagttatgctccagacaagaaGCGTGACGGACGCCTATCAGtcggcagacggacagacagatagacGACGGAAAAGTGATACCTATATGTCGCAGCTACTTTGTAGCAGGCGACACAAAAACTGTCTAAGTTATCTGTACTTGTTTAAAAATACtcacatttttataaaatcgcaatccaatatagcttagtttagtttaatagttaattataatctctttaatgtttatacatgtacaataaattaggaaaaaaatgaaatcattatcaaaacatataagatatttgattttgtgacttaaccgagtctgttattttaaagctttgaatgtagttgacgcatttatagatcaatattatcagaatatgtcagcatttataacTTAATCAATCATGGAATGGCTATAGTCTTTAGATATGCTaaatttaggtcaatactgatatgttgtttcagtaaggaggtctaaatgaataTCTAGCTGACCAGCAAAATGATATGTCACTAACCTCCAGAAAGAATAACATATTACTCCCGCACGATAGtttaaacgacaacgtgtttatattattggttgattgttatggtcccatgcataactgaactgaaaaatgttgtcaatgatacaaataaagtgcatgctgtcatattatacaaaaagattttctgtattgaaatgttttaatgaagaaaatcatggttatcaaacatgttattcgTTCGAGTTATCGGTCGGAATTAATACTAATTCCAGCATCTTTTAACAATaccaaaaaatgtttacagttcaacgggtcatcaaaaagatttgaacacatggatttgattaaacaccGCTGACAGACAAAACTATatggtttattcccagaaacctaatcgacttttgatatttggaaagaaaacaagttgacatttaaaatggaaactgctaacaatgtctacttgtcaaaataacatacacgtttagaccataaaattccaactgctgctcattttcactgtagcatttctgtatataatagcctatcgaaagaaaaacataaaattccaactgctgctcattttcactgtagcatttctgtacaTAATAGCctatcgaaagaaaaacagcctattcccagcatctgcatcttttttaacaatatcaaaatgtttacaattcagtcatttaaaaacaaagatgttctacatgcgtgataaatagtctttgacgtgtacgttatcCTCTGGgaaaaaatgacgtgtacgttacctcctgaaaaccgcaacgtgtacgtaaccgcaccctttgtcttacgataatttcaatattcatgaatagtcatgttaaaaatttggtacaggactttggacaatgacaagctttattctaAACCTACATTgcagcgaaaattctctgcagaataagtcctagatgcgtaacttgtgaacagacgtgttcgttaccaaaatattttgcatctttcgaatcggttgggcaaggattacgtaaaaacgggagggggtttcatcaagttacatatatccgctgaaagaactttttattgcggggtttatgcacgttatctcgtttaaaacaattccgtatcaaaaaagttatagtgaaaaaacatacctgaagcgggcctatttttagcacttttgcgtgcacgttatccgatttagtcacgtggtttccccaccgtgttagtgttgttgttgtttttgttttttttttgcaggaaGGTGCTGCCATAGGCCTTGTGAAAAAtagtaataaagtattttgttctTTGGATTACGTGTATCATACTTTTGAGCTTTTTCTGACATGTTTGACTAAATCCATTCAACGTTGCTATAGATGGTTTTACTCCTGAAATAAAAACAGATCATTATAGTATGAATACAATTGCGTGAACAGAACTGTTCAGAAATATCACATGTTGATTTAACTATTTTCTGACGTTTCGACTTgtaatttcttaatttttgaaaatattccacCAAGCATAATGTTCAATTTCGACAAAAAGAACTAAGATTAAACATTCGAAGCATAACATAGaaacttaaaaaggaaattcCTTTGTCAATGGGCGCGTAAAATGGTTGCCTACTGAATAACTCGGCGTTCACCGCTGTGACTTTAAAACCACACTTTGTGCGTAGAACTAGACATCAAACTATGAcaaaaaacttttacaaattaGAGTATGTACAAACAATACAATTTGTAcatggtaaaaaataaaaatacatacttACCGTCTAATGGCCCTGTAGCAAACTGTGTTATGTATGCGGAACAACGATCTCGTACAGGTTTGTCAAATGTCGCTGCCAAAGTGGTTATAATGTCTTCTAATTCTTCCTGCACTTCTTCATATTTCTTTTGGTCAAGAGAAGCAGAGGCACAATGCATGTATATCTCATTTCTCAAATCTCTTAAGGCACGTAATTTCTGCTTTTCAGTCAAGGAAAGACTACGTCCAAAGACATTGATCAGCACACCAACTGACAGTTGTAAGTCCCATTTGTTAATATCAGTTGTACCATATTGGGGGAAAAGTTTATCATAATGCTTCCCGTGAAATTCATGCTTCAGTTTGTTTTCACATTGTTTCAGTAGCGCGTCCAGGTTTCCACCTGCCTTTTGACATTCTCGTCCTAAAGTTTCCCTTGAACTATATAAACCACCTTCAACGAGGAGTAAAAAGGATCGTAGAAAATAGGTATTTTCCTCTGTAGCCATTCAACCGATACAAAAGTAAAACCATGCCACTTCATTTGCAATCAATTCAAAATGTAAAGTATAGAAAAcagttaatatattttaaatccaTTAAGTGATTTACCTGAAAGAGAAGAAGACAGTAACACTGTATATTACCTTTTAAAGTATGAACCGTACTTCTTGAAAAATCACGCAATATCTCGAAGGTACATTTATAACCTACCATTTACGACCATTTGAACTATATAATTTGCTtcgttttttgcttttgtttgggTTTACTGTAATATCGAAAGAGTTATAGGtaatatgacgactttccaggtTTACATGTTCGATGAAGACCCCTTTTGGCTCATGTGGTCTCTTGATCATCTCTGACAAAAAATAAATCATGTAATAATTCCAAATTATGCATTTTACGAATTTAACTGACTACAATTCCCATGCTCAGCATAATATTTAAAGTGAGTAAGTGGTGGGAGTTTTATATTGTCCATTTTTgtatattgtatttgtatttgaaaaaaatcattatggATTAATACCTAaagtattttatcaaacaaaGCTATATTTCACAATTAGGTATTTATTAGTACTGGCGATAATCTtcagttgataacaattttatCACAACCTTTTATAAAACAGTAGATGAATTAAACATGCTACACACTTTAATCTATGTTTTCCCTTGTATAAACAGTTTCTTCAACAGAAATGTATGTTAAACAAAGTGCATACCTGCAAAATATGTGAGTTTATTTATGTTCAAGTTTGAATTGTTTAGTTACACTTGTCAAGGTCTCATTTGCTTTTTTATTTCGAATATGCTGTGAACagtaaaatttgtcaaaattggatatatttcagtaaataaagaaTAATAATCACTTGAACTCTATACAAATTAAATAGGGACGGTTGAATTTTAGGCACTGTACACTTGTCCATTTTTTTCTCTCCTGGTcatattttctttgttgtttgttTCGATTTTCTGACAGTTCGTATTTAACTGttgcaaaaaaatacaaatgaagtgAAGATCAACATCTTTCCCTAATAATAAGGGGTATTTTCTGCAGCTCTATTGTTCGGCATTACTGGATTTTCCTTAAAAGTATTCGGAATCTTAACTATAATTAATGAAGGTCAGGCATGTAAACTTTCctttttataaaagtaataattcagCTACTTGGTTTATTTTAACTATTTGCTATTAGTTTGCCTGTAACTATATATGGAAATACTGAGGCCAAGCTGGCGATAATATAGAACATTTAGATTTAAAAcaaactgtttgaaaaaaaaaatcacataagttACCCATTTATTATGCACATATAACAGCTACTAACCTAATACAGCATCAATCTACTGGCATGATAAGGTTCAACAGTACATGCCTAGTAGCTTTACGTGTATAAAACATAAACACCTTTATAGCTGCGCTCTGTTCATCATAGTATATTGCTCAactcaaaatatgtttaaaagaaaacataatgcATTACGCTACTGATAATCAAACTAAATTACTGTTCGCCTTTAAAGCGTCATTTCTGTTAATAGGCCTTTTTCAGTTCGTTCAGTTTGTTTCAGTTAAACTGCGGGAAAAAAGTTATTAATTTAaacgtgtaaaataaaaattaaggtATTGTCCACTGAAAgagaaaacataaatttaaaggcaaaatatgttatagaattatTTTTTACAGTATACTTTTATGGTACTTCAACAGAAATACAGTTACCggtattacagtgtaagatttatcatttcgcagtaaAACCCATGACTGTAGAAAATCATACATATTATTATGGTAATCTTATtaactaattcttgttcagcagataCAACTCTTTCAAACGATACCAAAAATTGGGGTCACCAGACGTTGaaacattttatctattttttcgaTCGGATATTTGATTAATGATCACGTTACAGTATCTAGCAGGGTTAGAAGGCTCGCTAAGCTTGCCTTTCAAATTATTTCTAAAACTCCCCTACTAACCTAATATAGGCAGCTATTGTACATGTGACTAAAATCACAATGTAACCTGATTAGACCAGACTGAACCAAGGTACATATACAATATGCAGGTACAGGGGGATTCAAAATTACTTAAAgatctttaaaatctgaaaatgtaAAAACCTAACTGTTTGCCAAATTTCAACATTTAATGTTGTCACGTGATGTACGTTGTATAAACGCA
It encodes:
- the LOC128552068 gene encoding uncharacterized protein LOC128552068 yields the protein MATEENTYFLRSFLLLVEGGLYSSRETLGRECQKAGGNLDALLKQCENKLKHEFHGKHYDKLFPQYGTTDINKWDLQLSVGVLINVFGRSLSLTEKQKLRALRDLRNEIYMHCASASLDQKKYEEVQEELEDIITTLAATFDKPVRDRCSAYITQFATGPLDGVKPSIATLNGFSQTCQKKLKIGLHTELVVGGPSDYWINLCEHTLDTILNNAESMASEGAGFEEIEKNVKKQECYCFLEMSSSEEVGHRHLEISSENDDHAKLMQGTEEEFSQKAENKHPLRLDLECTSKNGLLHILNSFKDDDFSGHLKSVADKAFWNKYHIEGIFRC